AACAGCATCCGCATCGGCGGCATCGCCGGGCGCGCGGCGGACGAGCGCACGTCGATCGACCACGGTTATCCCGGCCAGGAAACCACCGGCCCCGCCGGCGTCGCCATGGCCCTGCGCACCATTCCCATCGCCATCGAACAGGCGCGGCTGGTGGAACGGCTGAGCCCCGAGGCGTGGCTGGTCAACTTCACCAACCCCGCGGGGCTCATCACCCAGGCGGTGAGCGATCACAGCAAGGCGCGCATCGTCGGCATCTGCGACACGCCCACCGAGTTGTTCCACAACATCGCCCACGCCCTGGGCGAGCCTGCCGCGGACGTCGAGTGCGACTACGTCGGCCTCAACCACCTCGGCTGGGTGCGCGGCGTGCGCGTGCGCGGCGAAGAAGTGATCGACCGGCTGCTGGCCAGCGACGAACTGCTGCGCAAGCTGTACCTGGCGCCGCTGTTCGACTTCGACATGATCCGCACCCTGCGGCTGATCCCCACCGAATACCTGTTCTTCTACTACGAGCGGCAGCGCGCGCTGGTCAACCAGCGCAAGCAGGGCGGCAGCCGCGGGGGTGAGATCCAGCGGCTCAACGACGAGTTGCTGTCCAGCCTCACCGCACGCCTGGATGCCGGTGACGGCGACACGGCGGTGGATATCTACGCGGCCTACCTCAACCAGCGTTCCGGCTCGTACATGAAACTGGAAGCCGAGGGCGGCTCGGCGTTCGATCAGGGGGTGAGCCTGCAGGGCGACCCGTTCCGCGTCGCCACGGGCTACCACCGCATCGCCATCGACGTGATGAGCGCGCTGACAGGCGCCAGACCGGCGCGTATCGTCGTCAACACGCGCAACGGCGGTGCGCTGCCGGACCTGCCGGACAACGATATCGTCGAGATCGCCTCGGACATCTCGCTGGATTCCATCGTGCCGCGTCCCATCGCGCCGCTGCCGG
This DNA window, taken from Luteibacter sp. 9135, encodes the following:
- a CDS encoding family 4 glycosyl hydrolase, which encodes MSKRTDRKIALIGGGGVRSPLVVFGVNEAAEALGASEMVLYDPDPARLRIMVDLGKAVIRRFGGDLRLRGATSLEDTIEGADFVLNSIRIGGIAGRAADERTSIDHGYPGQETTGPAGVAMALRTIPIAIEQARLVERLSPEAWLVNFTNPAGLITQAVSDHSKARIVGICDTPTELFHNIAHALGEPAADVECDYVGLNHLGWVRGVRVRGEEVIDRLLASDELLRKLYLAPLFDFDMIRTLRLIPTEYLFFYYERQRALVNQRKQGGSRGGEIQRLNDELLSSLTARLDAGDGDTAVDIYAAYLNQRSGSYMKLEAEGGSAFDQGVSLQGDPFRVATGYHRIAIDVMSALTGARPARIVVNTRNGGALPDLPDNDIVEIASDISLDSIVPRPIAPLPDAVNGLVRSVKAYERAAIASVLEDRRLEARKAMLIHPAIGQWTPSGDLLDALLGHANEDGECLCQGPVHRHA